From the Agromyces laixinhei genome, the window GCAGCAACAGCACGATCGCGACGGATGCCACGCCCTCGGCGGTGCCCGGCAGGCGACGGGCCCGGAGCAGCCACGCGACCCCGAGCACGAGCACGCTCGCGACGGCGATGATGACCGAGCGCACCTCGAGACTCGCGACGAGGTAGGCGACGAAGAGGAACACGATCGCCGTGATGGAGATGAGCACGACGCCGAGCGTCAGCAGCAGCACCTGCACGCCGGAGCGGCCCGAGCGCGCAGGTGCAGCGGTCGCAGGCACCGGAGCGGACGGTGCGGGTGCCGGCGCAGGCGCGACGGGCGCCTGCGAGGGCGCGGGCGCCGTGGCATCCGTCGACATGGTCGGTACCGCACCGGCAACCCGGGCCGCTTGCGCTGCGCGCATGCTCGAGATGAGCGACTGGCGCGCCGTCTCGCCGTCGAACACCCGGCGCCCGGCGCCCAGCAGTTCCGAGGCCGCCGGCACCGACAGGTCGAGTCCGCACACGCTGCACACCGCCGAACTCAGACCCGCGAAGCACGCGGGGCAGCGAGCGGTGTCGAGCAGCTGCGCCGGGCTCGTCGGCCAGCGCCGCACGTCGGAACGGTCGGTGGGAAGATGGTCGGCCATTCGCTCACTCTGCCATGACGCGGCGCCTCGGCAGCGGATCATCCACAGCGGCTCGCCGCCGGTTGCACGGGCCGCGCACAACGAACGCAGCGCGCTGTGCAGTAGACTTTCCCGGGTCCATCCGTCTGAGGCGTGCTTCGGCATGCCCACGCGGCTGAATCGACGAGTTGAGTCGCGACTCGGGGCGTAGCTCAGCTTGGTAGAGCGCCCGCTTTGGGAGCGGGAGGTCGCAGGTTCGAATCCTGTCGCCCCGACGAGTTGCCCGACTCGACACGAACTTCCCACACAACAGGAGATCTTCCACATGCCGACCACTTCGGTTGAGAAGCTGAGCCCCACTCGCGCCAAGCTCACCATCTCGGTGACGCCCGAGGAGCTGAAGCCCAGCATCGCCCACGCGTACGAGCACATCGCCGAGCAGATCAACGTGCCCGGTTTCCGCAAGGGCAAGGTGCCGCCGCCCATCGTCGACCAGCGCGTCGGCAAGGGCGCCGTGCTCGAGCACGCCGTCAACGAGGGCCTCGACGGCTTCTACCGTGCCGCCGTCGCCGAGCACGAGCTTCGTCCGCTCGGCCGGCCCGAGGCCGACATCGTCGAGTGGCCCAGCGACAAGGACTTCTCGGGTGAGCTGCTGCTCGCGATCGAGGTCGACGTGCGCCCCGAGATCGAGCTGCCCGCCTACGACGGCCTCGAGCTCACGGTCGACTCCGTCGAGGTCGCCGACGACGAGGTATCCGAAGAACTCGACCGCCTGCGCAGCCGTTTCGGCACGCTCATCACGGTCGACCGCCCCGCCAAGACCGGTGACTTCGTGACGCTCGACCTCGTCGCGAAGATCGAAGACGCCGAGGTCGACACCGCGAGCGGCATCTCGTACGAGCTCGGCTCGGGCGACCTCATCGAGGGCATCGACGAGGCCCTCGACACGCTCTCCGCCGGCGAGACCACGACCTTCGCGTCGAAGCTCCTTGGCGGCGACCACGAGGGCGAGACCGCCGAGATCACCGTCACCGTCTCCGCCGTGAAGGAGCGCGAGCTGCCTGAGGCCGACGACGACTTCGCGCAGATCGCGAGCGAGTTCGACACGCTCGCCGAGCTGACCGACAGCCTGAAGGAGCAGGTGGCCCGCAACAAGTCGTTCGGCCAGGGCAGCCAGGCCCGCGACCTCCTCGTCGACAAGCTCCTCGAGCTCGTCGAGGTGCCGGTCGCGCAGGCGGTCATCGACGACGAGGTGCACCGTCACCTCGAGAACGAGAACCGTCTCGAAGACGACGAGCACCGCGCCGAGGTCGCCGAATCGAGCGAGAAGGCGTTCAAGACGCAGATCCTGCTCGACACGATCGCCGAGGCCGAGAAGGTCCAGGTCAGCCAGGACGAGCTGACCCAGTACCTCGTGCAGGGTGCCGCCCAGTACGGCATGGAGCCCAACGAGTTCGTGCAGATCCTCAGCCAGAACAACCAGATCCCCGCCATGGTCGGCGAGGTCGCGCGCAACAAGGCGCTCGCGATCGCGCTCGGCAAGGCGACGGTGACGGATGCCGCGGGCAAGCCCGTCGACCTCTCCGAGTTCACGGCTGTGGCCGAGGCAGAGGCAGAGGCAGAGGCAGAGGTGGTCGACGAGGCGGAAGAGATCGTCGAAGACGCCGAGAGCGCCGAGAAGCCCGCGCCGAAGAAGCGCGCGTCGAAGAAGAAGGCCGACGCCGAGTAGTCGGCGAGCGAACCCCACGGGGCCGGGCGGTTCGCCCGGCCCCGTTCCGTTTCACGAGAAGGAGCCACGATGGTCGACGACTGGGAGCGGCGGATCGCCGACGTCTGGAGTTCTGCTGCCGGTTCCGTCGTCGATCACGAGGTGATCGTGCAGATCGACGCCCTCGCCGCGGAGCGCGGCGACGACGACGCGCGGGCGATCTTCGAACGCGCAGGTGCACGCGACTCGGCCGGTCGCCCGGCCGAGGCGGTGCCGCTCTATCGGCGCGCGCTCGAACTGGGACTCGACGAGGAGCACCGGCCGCAGGCCGTCGTCCAACTCGCGAGCAGCATCCGCAACCTGGGTGATCTCGACGAAGCTCTGCGACTCATCGAGGCGGAGCACCGTGAGCACCCCGACGCGCCGTACCGCGACGAGGTCGCGGCGTTCCTCGCGCTCGCCCTCGTGAGCGCCGGAGACGCGCGCCGCGGGGCATCCGTCGCCCTCGCGGCGCTCGCCCCGCACCTGCGCAGGTACACCCGGTCGGTGAGCGCGTACGCCGCTGCGCTCTCCGGCGTCGACGACGCGGCATCCGCCTAGGGCGAACAGCCCCGTTCGCGTGCGTTGCAACGGATAGATTCGAGTGAACGCGACAACGAAACGGAGCGACACATGGCCGAAGCGACACCCAGCCCCGGTGTTTTCGATCGACTGCTGAAGGACCGCATCATCTGGCTGGGGTCCGAGGTGCGCGACGAGAACGCCAACGAGATCGCGGCGAAACTGTTGCTGCTCGCTGCTGAAGATGCCAAGAAAGACATCTACCTCTACGTCAACTCTCCGGGCGGATCGATCACGGCGGGCATGGCGATCTACGACACCATGCAGTTCGTGCCCAACGACATCGTCACCGTCGGCATCGGCATGGCCGCATCGATGGGCCAGCTCCTGCTCACAGCGGGCACCAAGGGCAAGCGGTACATCACCCCCAACGCGCGCGTGCTGCTGCACCAGCCGCACGGCGGGTTCGGCGGCACCGCGAGCGACATCCAGACCCAGGCGCAGCTCATCCTCGACATGAAGAAGCGCCTCGCCGAGATCACCGCGGCGCAGACCGGGAAGTCGGTCGAGCAGATCAATGCCGACGGCGACCGCGACCGCTGGTTCAACGCGCAGGAGGCGCTCGAATACGGCTTCGTCGACCACATCCGCGAATCGGCACTCGACGTGGCCGGCGGCGGCGGAACCGACCAGGCATAGGCACCGAGAGAAGAGAGAACGAGCGAATGTCAGTATCAACTTTCGGTGGCCCTGCCTTCGGCGGCACCGCCTTCAACGGCGTGCGGGCCCCGGGCTCGCGCTACATCCTGCCGAGCTTCGAAGAGCGCACGGCCTACGGCTACAAGCGTCAGGACCCCTACGCGAAGCTCTTCGAAGACCGCATCATCTTCCTCGGAGTGCAGGTCGACGATGCTTCGGCCGACG encodes:
- the tig gene encoding trigger factor; this encodes MPTTSVEKLSPTRAKLTISVTPEELKPSIAHAYEHIAEQINVPGFRKGKVPPPIVDQRVGKGAVLEHAVNEGLDGFYRAAVAEHELRPLGRPEADIVEWPSDKDFSGELLLAIEVDVRPEIELPAYDGLELTVDSVEVADDEVSEELDRLRSRFGTLITVDRPAKTGDFVTLDLVAKIEDAEVDTASGISYELGSGDLIEGIDEALDTLSAGETTTFASKLLGGDHEGETAEITVTVSAVKERELPEADDDFAQIASEFDTLAELTDSLKEQVARNKSFGQGSQARDLLVDKLLELVEVPVAQAVIDDEVHRHLENENRLEDDEHRAEVAESSEKAFKTQILLDTIAEAEKVQVSQDELTQYLVQGAAQYGMEPNEFVQILSQNNQIPAMVGEVARNKALAIALGKATVTDAAGKPVDLSEFTAVAEAEAEAEAEVVDEAEEIVEDAESAEKPAPKKRASKKKADAE
- a CDS encoding tetratricopeptide repeat protein, giving the protein MVDDWERRIADVWSSAAGSVVDHEVIVQIDALAAERGDDDARAIFERAGARDSAGRPAEAVPLYRRALELGLDEEHRPQAVVQLASSIRNLGDLDEALRLIEAEHREHPDAPYRDEVAAFLALALVSAGDARRGASVALAALAPHLRRYTRSVSAYAAALSGVDDAASA
- a CDS encoding ATP-dependent Clp protease proteolytic subunit, coding for MAEATPSPGVFDRLLKDRIIWLGSEVRDENANEIAAKLLLLAAEDAKKDIYLYVNSPGGSITAGMAIYDTMQFVPNDIVTVGIGMAASMGQLLLTAGTKGKRYITPNARVLLHQPHGGFGGTASDIQTQAQLILDMKKRLAEITAAQTGKSVEQINADGDRDRWFNAQEALEYGFVDHIRESALDVAGGGGTDQA